A section of the Elizabethkingia anophelis R26 genome encodes:
- a CDS encoding S41 family peptidase, protein MKKLLALVACLFLSWNTYAQNQTISPLNLSFEETENNLPKGWYISGSPSYKANIDAKIVQNGRNALLIEGNGGYKIITLGLPHNYTGKKITFSGYIKTENISDGQAALWMRIDPKIAFDNMQDRGIKGTTDWQKAEITLSLNPEATDQILIGAMLSGSGKMWIDNFKVTIDGTDIKDAKFIIKTVDQKEALDTLNSIIEATKNNSIYKNNVNWNELIPEVQKALNPNANNVFNAVKPAVALMLDKLNDNHSFLKSQNTSVGRLNPVNLYSRVNQETMEALNTSKGSINIQKLEKKIGYISIPGMSTSQKDGEREEQVKKLGQALRDSLCKLNLKDLKGIIVDLRLNTGGNMYPMISGIAPLLGNGKAGSFIDNGKILNSWSVKDGNLLVNDNAYITLQNNCNPGKNIKIALLIGPATASSGEATAISFIGKKNVKLIGEKTTGLVSANNSIKISEDLYYLLSSSYEADRNNKEYKESILPDAEITGGDNFKDLLKDKKILSAIQWIKQ, encoded by the coding sequence ATGAAAAAACTATTAGCTCTGGTGGCCTGCCTATTCCTGAGCTGGAATACTTATGCCCAAAATCAAACTATCTCTCCATTAAATCTTAGTTTTGAAGAGACTGAAAACAATCTTCCAAAAGGATGGTATATTTCCGGAAGCCCTTCATATAAAGCCAATATAGATGCCAAAATTGTTCAGAACGGCAGGAATGCTTTACTCATTGAAGGCAACGGAGGATATAAAATCATAACCTTAGGATTACCGCATAATTATACCGGAAAAAAAATTACTTTTTCCGGATATATTAAAACCGAAAATATTTCGGACGGACAGGCTGCACTTTGGATGCGTATAGATCCGAAAATAGCTTTTGACAATATGCAGGACAGAGGTATAAAAGGAACAACCGATTGGCAAAAAGCAGAAATTACACTTTCTTTAAATCCCGAAGCAACAGATCAGATTCTCATTGGTGCAATGCTATCAGGGAGTGGTAAAATGTGGATTGATAACTTTAAAGTAACAATTGACGGAACAGATATTAAGGATGCAAAATTTATTATTAAAACTGTTGATCAGAAAGAAGCATTAGATACGCTTAATAGTATCATAGAAGCCACTAAAAACAATAGTATATATAAAAACAATGTTAATTGGAACGAACTTATACCAGAAGTTCAGAAAGCACTAAACCCAAATGCTAACAATGTATTTAATGCTGTAAAGCCTGCCGTAGCACTAATGCTGGACAAATTAAATGATAATCATTCTTTCCTGAAATCTCAAAACACATCGGTTGGCCGTCTAAATCCGGTAAATCTGTACAGCAGAGTTAATCAGGAAACAATGGAAGCACTCAATACATCTAAAGGCTCTATTAATATTCAAAAATTAGAAAAAAAGATTGGTTATATCTCTATTCCGGGAATGAGCACCTCTCAGAAAGATGGAGAACGAGAAGAACAAGTTAAAAAACTAGGCCAAGCCTTACGGGATTCTCTTTGCAAACTGAATCTAAAAGATTTAAAAGGAATTATTGTAGATCTGCGGTTAAATACGGGTGGCAATATGTATCCCATGATTTCAGGGATCGCACCTTTATTAGGAAACGGGAAAGCCGGCTCTTTTATAGACAATGGCAAAATACTCAACTCATGGTCTGTTAAGGACGGAAACTTACTGGTAAATGACAATGCATACATTACATTACAAAACAATTGTAACCCTGGCAAAAATATTAAAATAGCATTACTAATTGGCCCTGCAACTGCCAGCTCCGGAGAAGCAACTGCAATATCCTTCATTGGTAAAAAGAATGTAAAACTAATCGGAGAAAAAACAACAGGACTGGTTTCTGCAAATAACAGCATCAAAATCTCAGAAGACCTTTATTATTTATTGTCCAGTTCTTATGAAGCAGACAGAAACAATAAGGAATATAAAGAAAGTATTCTTCCCGATGCAGAAATAACGGGCGGTGATAATTTCAAAGACCTTTTAAAAGACAAGAAAATTCTTAGCGCTATCCAATGGATCAAGCAATAA
- a CDS encoding helix-turn-helix domain-containing protein, with the protein MPIIINVDVMLAKRKMQSQELAEKISITQANLSILKTGKAKAIKLSTLEALCKALDCQPGDLLEYTED; encoded by the coding sequence ATGCCTATCATAATTAATGTAGATGTAATGCTTGCAAAGCGTAAAATGCAGTCTCAGGAGCTTGCAGAAAAAATAAGCATTACACAGGCCAATCTTTCTATCCTGAAAACAGGAAAAGCTAAAGCTATAAAGCTGTCCACTCTGGAAGCTTTATGCAAAGCCTTGGATTGTCAGCCTGGAGACCTTTTGGAATATACAGAAGACTAA
- a CDS encoding DUF2975 domain-containing protein, producing MKIIGKNSISKYIGYFLLFLFIFFLFQFVYEIIGYAVSYYNYKTNNHILSDFFIIGTDVGWAKNKWTAPMDDLLKFKFYFPFTKQNMVTGIFNMEWFIDNMISGAFFTLFFYTSYKVFREISKDTVFNKGAIIWLKRFGWTNIIFTSFMIIHSLTTPKGIGATLYSAAFFMFLGILILFIVEFFKKGHQLESENELTI from the coding sequence ATGAAAATTATTGGCAAAAATTCTATATCCAAATACATAGGATACTTCCTTCTTTTCCTGTTCATATTCTTTCTATTTCAGTTTGTATATGAAATTATCGGATATGCTGTATCTTATTATAATTACAAAACCAACAACCATATTCTATCCGACTTTTTCATTATAGGAACCGATGTTGGCTGGGCAAAAAATAAATGGACAGCTCCAATGGATGATCTATTAAAATTTAAATTCTATTTCCCTTTTACTAAACAGAATATGGTTACTGGCATTTTTAACATGGAATGGTTTATTGACAATATGATCAGTGGCGCTTTTTTTACCTTATTCTTCTATACCAGCTATAAAGTATTCAGGGAAATTAGTAAGGACACAGTCTTTAATAAAGGCGCAATTATCTGGTTAAAGCGTTTTGGGTGGACAAATATTATCTTCACCAGTTTTATGATAATCCATTCTCTTACAACACCTAAAGGCATCGGAGCCACATTATATTCAGCTGCTTTCTTTATGTTTCTTGGAATTTTAATTCTATTTATCGTAGAATTCTTCAAAAAGGGACATCAACTGGAATCTGAAAATGAACTAACAATTTAA
- a CDS encoding DUF937 domain-containing protein, giving the protein MSKQQNKNTMSLLDLITGNTGNQVAEQAENKMGISKSQIIALLAVAAPLVISYLRNKSKDAKEAEALNNALDKDHDGSILNDPSQALNRQNEGGSILNHIFGNDKQNVENQLSQSTGISMDKIGPALAMLAPIIMGYIGQQKQANNTGAGGLGDLLGGIMGNATNEAQASSGNPITDLLGSVLGGGGNQQQNQGGLGGLLGGLFGK; this is encoded by the coding sequence TTGAGTAAACAACAAAATAAAAACACTATGAGTTTATTAGACCTTATTACAGGTAACACAGGCAATCAGGTTGCGGAACAAGCTGAAAACAAAATGGGAATCAGCAAAAGTCAGATTATTGCACTATTGGCTGTTGCAGCTCCTTTGGTAATATCTTATCTTAGAAATAAATCTAAAGATGCGAAAGAAGCGGAAGCGCTAAACAACGCATTGGACAAAGATCATGATGGCAGCATTTTAAATGATCCAAGTCAGGCACTTAACAGACAAAATGAAGGAGGCTCAATCCTTAATCACATTTTCGGCAATGACAAACAAAATGTTGAGAACCAACTTTCACAAAGTACTGGTATCTCTATGGATAAAATAGGTCCGGCTTTAGCAATGCTTGCACCAATTATTATGGGATATATCGGACAACAAAAACAAGCCAACAATACTGGAGCCGGAGGTCTTGGTGATTTATTAGGAGGCATTATGGGAAATGCTACTAACGAAGCACAAGCATCTTCAGGAAACCCAATCACTGATCTTTTAGGAAGTGTATTAGGCGGAGGTGGAAACCAACAACAGAACCAAGGTGGTCTTGGAGGCCTTTTGGGAGGTCTATTTGGTAAATAA
- a CDS encoding DUF2480 family protein, with translation MSEEFEIRNKVAENTSLVNFDLASLQPKGKRIGIDIKDFLFQELILREKDFRQMISDLDTEPYKDCYVYIYCSVDAIVPLWAYFLLGDKLMSSAKKVIYGSQKELELILFHDAIQQHDFSEMQDKRVLVKGCSDFSIPENAYVELVEKLRPIVKSLMFGEACSNVPIFKK, from the coding sequence ATGTCAGAAGAATTTGAAATTCGGAATAAAGTAGCTGAGAATACAAGTCTGGTTAATTTCGATTTAGCAAGCCTGCAACCCAAAGGAAAAAGAATCGGAATCGACATAAAAGACTTTCTTTTTCAGGAGCTTATTTTGAGGGAAAAGGATTTCCGCCAGATGATTTCAGATCTGGATACAGAACCATATAAAGACTGTTATGTATACATCTACTGTTCTGTAGATGCTATTGTTCCGCTATGGGCATATTTTCTTCTCGGGGACAAACTGATGTCTTCTGCTAAAAAAGTAATTTATGGTTCACAAAAAGAGCTGGAACTCATTCTTTTCCATGATGCAATTCAACAGCATGATTTTTCCGAAATGCAGGATAAAAGAGTTCTGGTAAAGGGATGTTCTGATTTTAGTATTCCGGAAAACGCCTATGTAGAATTGGTTGAAAAACTTCGCCCTATTGTAAAATCCTTGATGTTTGGGGAGGCTTGCAGTAATGTTCCGATTTTCAAAAAATAA
- the lpxB gene encoding lipid-A-disaccharide synthase, whose translation MKYYLIAGEASGDLHGSNLMKSIKKKDASAEFRFWGGNLMEAQGGTLVKHYRDLAFMGFAEVIQNLGTILGNIKLCKKDIQEYRPDVLVLIDYPGFNLRIAKFAKLLGIRVVYYISPQLWAWKEGRVEIIKKYVDDMLVILPFEKDFYKKHQVDAHFVGHPLLDAIHNLQDLDKDKFKAENNLTDKEIIALLPGSRKQEVEKMLEIMLSVRPFFPDYQFVIAGAPSLEKEFYEQYVDDQVHFVSNKTYDLLRSSKAALVTSGTATLETALLNVPEVVCYRGSQISYEIAKRLVKHIKYICLVNLIMDKEVVKELIQKELTTDNLKNELSLILSGDNRERILDEYHLLRERLGGSGASDEAANIIVS comes from the coding sequence TTGAAATATTACCTTATTGCCGGAGAGGCTTCCGGAGATTTACACGGTTCAAATCTTATGAAGTCCATTAAAAAGAAAGATGCCAGCGCAGAATTCAGATTCTGGGGCGGAAACTTAATGGAAGCGCAAGGCGGAACATTAGTGAAGCATTACCGTGATCTTGCATTTATGGGATTTGCTGAGGTTATTCAGAATCTGGGGACAATTCTTGGGAATATAAAATTGTGTAAAAAAGATATTCAGGAATACAGACCCGATGTTTTGGTGCTGATAGATTACCCCGGATTTAATTTACGGATTGCAAAGTTTGCTAAATTACTTGGAATAAGAGTCGTTTATTATATCTCGCCACAGTTGTGGGCATGGAAGGAAGGACGTGTAGAGATCATTAAAAAGTATGTGGACGATATGCTGGTGATTCTCCCTTTTGAAAAAGATTTTTATAAAAAACATCAGGTAGATGCTCACTTTGTTGGGCACCCATTGTTGGATGCTATACATAATCTGCAAGATCTAGATAAAGACAAATTTAAAGCTGAAAATAATCTTACAGATAAAGAGATCATTGCGTTATTACCAGGTAGTCGGAAGCAAGAAGTAGAAAAGATGCTGGAAATTATGCTTTCTGTTCGGCCTTTCTTTCCGGACTATCAGTTTGTAATTGCAGGAGCACCTTCGTTGGAAAAAGAATTCTATGAGCAGTATGTGGACGATCAGGTTCATTTCGTTTCCAATAAAACTTATGATCTTCTAAGGTCTTCCAAAGCAGCTTTGGTAACTTCGGGGACGGCAACATTGGAAACAGCATTGCTGAATGTTCCGGAGGTTGTTTGCTACCGCGGAAGTCAAATTTCTTATGAAATAGCCAAACGATTGGTTAAACATATAAAATATATTTGTCTGGTTAACCTGATTATGGATAAAGAAGTTGTAAAGGAGCTAATTCAGAAAGAGTTGACCACAGATAATCTGAAAAACGAACTCTCTTTAATTCTTTCAGGGGATAACAGAGAACGAATTTTGGATGAATATCATTTGCTTCGTGAGAGATTAGGCGGATCCGGAGCTTCAGATGAAGCTGCGAATATTATTGTTAGTTGA
- a CDS encoding ComEC/Rec2 family competence protein encodes MKKQPVFCLFISFSIGILAGDEFSVDQNAAGFVMFVVVVCSLISFCSKKGKGIAFMLFFIFLGQLSHIFNTPDKSLSDFKGKQSINFQVIKKLNSTEENRRYIIYVPAIGGEGNLVQPFYAVYSLKKDRNPLDFIHIYSGIYYINKIKSPQNDYQFSYQKYMSRNNVAYQIYSKEEPIASIKNTLLADKVKQIRLDFLQRIDSSMLSTESRDFLKGIILADRTDMDAGISADFTKTGLVHFLAISGTHMIIIFWLIMFFLKRCFPLRLRNVAVIISLLLIWCFAVFIDYGSSVVRSCLMLTFYYIMVLLQRKPDLLHSMALAGLIILMLDTQQLFDIGFQLSFLAVFGIYWLNRPILNCLPKARNNIHDFFLQVVSVTLSAQLITLPLILYYFHQFSFISVIANLIIVPLSEIIILFSLLMVFILNVVGDVFIINLLYDQLIVHLLKLIHLFAEADFLFFEDIPVSLPEVVLLFVLLYLLRFLITERSNKRVLQFGFSLLFFLLLRLGLNIHAFHQEEFLSHQYFDQKIFSVRKHSKVVFFFADNPNKNKIENYLVKPYIVSRRIKNYEIIYFNSKEFDQLKYRNKIKSVK; translated from the coding sequence ATGAAAAAGCAGCCTGTTTTCTGTCTTTTCATTTCTTTCTCAATTGGAATTTTAGCCGGAGATGAATTTTCTGTAGACCAAAACGCTGCAGGATTCGTTATGTTTGTTGTTGTAGTGTGCTCTTTGATTTCTTTTTGTTCTAAAAAGGGAAAGGGTATAGCGTTTATGCTGTTCTTTATTTTTCTGGGACAGCTTTCACATATTTTTAATACTCCGGATAAAAGCCTTTCTGATTTTAAAGGGAAGCAGTCCATTAATTTTCAGGTTATAAAAAAGCTTAACAGTACGGAAGAAAACAGACGCTATATTATATATGTACCTGCAATTGGCGGAGAAGGAAATTTGGTGCAACCTTTTTATGCTGTATATAGTCTGAAAAAGGATAGGAATCCATTAGATTTCATACATATTTATTCAGGAATTTACTACATTAATAAGATTAAATCCCCGCAGAACGATTACCAGTTCAGTTACCAGAAATACATGTCGCGAAATAATGTGGCCTATCAGATCTATTCAAAAGAAGAACCTATAGCCAGTATAAAAAATACATTATTGGCAGATAAAGTGAAACAGATTCGTCTTGATTTTTTACAGCGTATTGATAGTTCAATGCTTTCCACAGAGTCCAGAGATTTTCTGAAGGGTATTATTCTTGCGGACAGAACTGATATGGATGCTGGCATATCAGCAGATTTTACTAAAACAGGTCTTGTTCATTTTTTGGCAATTTCCGGAACTCATATGATTATTATTTTCTGGTTGATTATGTTTTTTCTGAAAAGATGCTTTCCACTAAGATTAAGAAATGTAGCTGTAATAATAAGTTTGCTACTGATATGGTGTTTTGCGGTATTTATAGATTACGGAAGCTCAGTTGTCAGATCTTGTTTAATGCTTACATTTTATTACATCATGGTACTTTTACAGCGGAAACCAGATTTGTTGCATTCCATGGCGTTAGCCGGATTAATAATACTGATGCTCGATACTCAGCAATTGTTTGATATTGGATTTCAGCTGAGTTTTCTGGCCGTATTTGGCATTTACTGGCTGAACCGACCTATATTAAATTGTTTGCCTAAAGCCCGAAATAATATTCATGATTTTTTCCTTCAGGTTGTTAGTGTTACACTTTCTGCACAATTGATAACATTGCCGCTTATTTTATATTATTTTCATCAGTTTTCATTCATTTCTGTTATTGCAAATCTGATTATAGTTCCACTTTCAGAAATTATTATACTCTTTTCCTTGTTGATGGTTTTTATACTGAATGTTGTTGGTGATGTTTTTATTATTAATCTTCTTTATGATCAGTTGATCGTTCATTTATTAAAATTAATTCATCTCTTCGCTGAAGCAGATTTTCTGTTTTTTGAAGATATACCCGTTTCATTGCCTGAAGTTGTTCTTCTTTTTGTGCTGTTGTATTTGTTAAGATTTTTAATAACAGAAAGATCTAATAAAAGAGTGCTTCAGTTTGGTTTTTCACTTCTTTTTTTCCTTTTGCTGAGGTTAGGCTTAAATATTCATGCTTTTCATCAGGAAGAGTTTTTGAGTCATCAGTATTTTGATCAGAAGATTTTTTCTGTCAGAAAACACTCAAAAGTTGTATTCTTTTTTGCTGATAATCCGAATAAAAATAAGATTGAAAATTACTTAGTTAAGCCTTATATCGTTTCCCGAAGAATTAAGAATTATGAAATTATTTATTTTAACAGTAAAGAATTTGATCAGTTAAAATATAGAAATAAGATAAAATCTGTTAAATAA
- a CDS encoding succinate dehydrogenase cytochrome b subunit — protein MAGLTSSSIGKKFLMALSAMFLLIFLVMHLSTNLISVFSQDAFNEASHFMGYNPLVQFLMQPILGFAVVFHFVMGFVLEAKNNKARPVKYGYSNNGANATWVSRNMIISGAVILAFLALHLYDFWVHEMDFKYVEHLSPEPTRYWEELHHKFADLWRVALYVVSFVLLGLHLSHGFQSSFQSVGANHPKYLPAIKAIGNVYAVIIPLGFVFIAIFHYVTQ, from the coding sequence ATGGCAGGATTGACATCTTCATCAATCGGGAAAAAATTCCTTATGGCTTTATCAGCAATGTTTTTGCTGATATTCCTTGTTATGCACCTTTCTACAAACCTTATCTCGGTTTTTAGTCAGGATGCCTTTAATGAGGCGTCTCATTTTATGGGATATAACCCGCTTGTACAGTTTTTAATGCAACCTATTTTAGGGTTTGCAGTAGTGTTTCACTTTGTAATGGGCTTTGTTCTTGAAGCGAAGAATAACAAGGCACGTCCGGTAAAATACGGTTACAGCAACAATGGAGCTAATGCTACATGGGTATCCAGAAATATGATTATTTCAGGAGCCGTAATTTTAGCTTTCTTGGCATTACACCTTTACGATTTTTGGGTTCATGAAATGGACTTCAAATATGTAGAGCATTTGTCACCAGAGCCTACGCGTTACTGGGAAGAGCTTCATCACAAATTTGCAGATTTGTGGAGAGTAGCGCTTTATGTAGTTTCATTTGTATTACTAGGTCTTCACTTATCTCATGGATTCCAGTCTTCTTTCCAATCGGTTGGGGCTAATCATCCAAAGTATTTACCAGCAATTAAAGCTATCGGAAATGTTTACGCTGTAATCATTCCTTTAGGGTTTGTTTTTATTGCTATCTTTCATTATGTAACTCAATAA
- a CDS encoding fumarate reductase/succinate dehydrogenase flavoprotein subunit has translation MGLDSKIPAGPLADKWKNHKDHMELVAPNNRDKIDIIVVGTGLAGGSAAATLAEQGYNVKAFCYQDSPRRAHSIAAQGGINAAKNYQNDGDSIYRLFYDTIKGGDYRAREANVYRLAEVSGNIIDQCVSQGVPFGREYGGMLDNRSFGGVQVKRTFYAKGQTGQQLLLGAYAAMSRQIGKGRIKMYNRHEMMELVIVDGKARGIIARNLVTGEIERHSAHAVVIASGGYGNVYFLSTNAMGSNVSAAWKIHKKGAYFANPCYVQIHPTCIPVHGTQQSKLTLMSESLRNSGRIWVPKKIEDSIAIREGKKKAKDIAEEDRDYYLERRYPAFGNLVPRDVASRAAKERCDAGFGIENNDTKEGVYLDFSTEIMKKGKEAATEQNIHNPSSAQIYSLGKAWVEEKYGNLFQMYEKITADNPYETPMKIYPAVHYTMGGVWVDYNLMSTIPGCFVIGEANFSDHGANRLGASALMQGLADGYFVLPYTIANYLSADIRTGAIPTNTPEFDQAEKEIKDKVEFFLTNKGKHSVDHFHKQLGHIMWNKVGMGRTAEGLQEAIKEIEEVRKDFWQNVRVPGDADNLNPELEKAFRVADFLELGQLMAIDALNRNESCGGHFREEYSTPDGEAQRDDVNYKYVAAWEYKGADINHEVMHKEDLVYDNIEVKTRSYK, from the coding sequence ATGGGTTTAGATTCTAAAATTCCAGCGGGGCCATTGGCTGACAAATGGAAAAATCATAAAGATCACATGGAACTTGTTGCGCCAAACAACAGGGATAAAATTGATATTATTGTTGTAGGAACAGGTCTTGCGGGCGGTTCTGCAGCAGCAACTTTGGCAGAACAGGGCTATAATGTAAAAGCTTTCTGTTATCAGGATTCTCCAAGAAGAGCGCACTCTATTGCTGCTCAGGGAGGTATTAATGCAGCAAAAAATTATCAGAACGATGGTGACTCTATCTATCGTTTGTTTTATGATACTATTAAAGGTGGTGACTACCGTGCAAGAGAAGCTAATGTATATCGTTTGGCTGAAGTTTCTGGTAACATTATTGACCAGTGCGTATCCCAAGGGGTGCCATTTGGTAGAGAATATGGTGGTATGCTGGATAACCGTTCTTTTGGTGGGGTTCAGGTAAAAAGAACTTTCTATGCAAAAGGACAGACTGGTCAGCAGCTTCTTTTAGGTGCTTACGCAGCAATGAGCCGTCAGATAGGTAAAGGTCGTATTAAAATGTACAACCGTCACGAAATGATGGAATTGGTTATTGTTGACGGAAAAGCAAGAGGTATTATTGCAAGAAATCTTGTAACCGGAGAAATCGAAAGGCATTCTGCTCATGCAGTTGTTATCGCCTCTGGTGGTTATGGTAACGTTTACTTCCTTTCTACCAATGCAATGGGATCTAACGTTTCTGCTGCGTGGAAAATTCACAAAAAAGGAGCTTACTTCGCAAACCCTTGCTACGTTCAGATTCACCCTACTTGTATTCCGGTACACGGAACACAGCAGTCTAAACTGACTTTGATGTCTGAATCATTAAGAAACTCAGGAAGAATCTGGGTGCCTAAAAAGATTGAAGATTCTATCGCTATCCGTGAAGGAAAGAAAAAAGCAAAAGATATTGCTGAAGAAGACAGAGATTATTACTTAGAGAGAAGATATCCTGCGTTTGGTAACTTGGTACCACGTGACGTTGCTTCCCGTGCTGCTAAAGAAAGATGTGATGCAGGTTTTGGTATTGAAAATAATGATACTAAAGAAGGTGTATACTTAGATTTCTCTACAGAGATTATGAAAAAAGGTAAGGAGGCTGCAACTGAGCAGAATATCCACAATCCTTCTTCTGCACAAATCTATTCTTTAGGTAAAGCTTGGGTTGAAGAAAAATATGGTAACCTTTTCCAGATGTATGAAAAAATTACAGCGGATAATCCATATGAAACTCCAATGAAGATTTATCCTGCAGTACACTATACAATGGGTGGAGTATGGGTAGATTATAACCTGATGTCTACTATTCCGGGATGTTTCGTTATAGGTGAAGCGAATTTCTCCGATCACGGTGCAAACAGATTAGGCGCTTCTGCTTTGATGCAGGGTCTTGCGGATGGTTATTTTGTATTGCCATATACAATTGCTAATTATCTTTCTGCAGATATCAGAACTGGTGCTATACCAACCAATACACCTGAATTTGATCAGGCTGAAAAGGAAATTAAAGATAAAGTTGAATTCTTCCTTACGAATAAAGGAAAACATTCTGTAGATCACTTCCATAAGCAATTAGGACACATTATGTGGAATAAAGTAGGTATGGGACGTACTGCTGAAGGACTTCAGGAAGCAATCAAAGAAATCGAAGAAGTAAGAAAAGATTTCTGGCAGAATGTAAGAGTTCCGGGAGATGCAGATAACCTGAACCCGGAATTGGAAAAAGCTTTCAGAGTTGCAGACTTCCTTGAACTAGGGCAGCTAATGGCAATTGATGCATTAAACAGAAATGAATCTTGTGGAGGTCACTTCCGTGAAGAGTATTCTACACCAGATGGTGAGGCCCAGCGTGATGACGTGAACTATAAATATGTTGCTGCTTGGGAATACAAAGGAGCAGATATCAACCACGAGGTAATGCATAAAGAAGATCTTGTTTACGACAATATCGAAGTTAAAACAAGAAGTTATAAATAA
- a CDS encoding succinate dehydrogenase/fumarate reductase iron-sulfur subunit, giving the protein MSEKKGLNLTLKIWRQKNNKTKGQFETYKISDVSTDSSFLEMLDILNENLINEGKDPIAFDHDCREGICGMCSLYINGRAHGPDTGITTCQLHMRHFKDGETIHIEPWRSAAFPVIKDLVVDRSAFDRVMAAGGFISVNTSGRTTDANNIPVPKEDADKAMDAAACIGCGACVATCKNGSAMLFVGAKVSQFALLPQGRVEAKRRVLHMVKQMDEEGFGNCSNTGACEVECPKGISLENIARMNREYLSASFTTANH; this is encoded by the coding sequence ATGAGTGAAAAAAAAGGTCTCAATCTTACACTGAAAATTTGGAGACAAAAAAATAATAAGACAAAAGGTCAATTCGAAACCTATAAGATTTCAGATGTATCTACAGACAGTTCATTCCTTGAAATGTTAGATATTCTGAATGAAAATTTAATTAACGAAGGAAAAGATCCTATCGCTTTCGATCACGACTGTCGTGAGGGTATCTGCGGTATGTGTTCTCTATACATCAATGGTAGAGCACATGGTCCAGATACAGGTATTACAACTTGTCAGTTGCATATGCGTCACTTCAAAGATGGTGAAACTATTCACATCGAGCCTTGGAGAAGTGCTGCTTTCCCGGTAATTAAAGACTTAGTAGTAGACCGTTCTGCATTTGACAGAGTAATGGCAGCTGGTGGTTTTATTTCTGTAAATACTTCGGGAAGAACAACAGACGCTAACAATATTCCTGTACCAAAAGAAGATGCAGACAAGGCAATGGATGCTGCAGCATGTATCGGATGTGGAGCTTGTGTAGCTACTTGTAAAAATGGTTCTGCAATGTTATTTGTAGGAGCTAAAGTTTCTCAGTTTGCTTTATTGCCTCAAGGTAGAGTTGAAGCTAAGCGTAGAGTGTTGCATATGGTGAAGCAAATGGACGAAGAAGGATTCGGTAACTGTTCTAACACAGGAGCTTGTGAGGTCGAATGTCCAAAAGGTATCTCTTTAGAGAATATTGCCAGAATGAACAGAGAATATCTAAGTGCTAGCTTTACAACAGCAAATCACTAA